A portion of the Faecalibacterium sp. I3-3-89 genome contains these proteins:
- the alaS gene encoding alanine--tRNA ligase: MQWTGLNELRDKYLTFFEGKGHLRLDSFPLVPKNDPSLLLINSGMAPMKKWFLAQEEPPRHRVTTCQKCIRTPDIERVGITARHGTFFEMLGNFSFQDYFKEEVIPWAWEFLTSDEWMAIPKDKLHISVYKEDDEAYDIWTKKVGVAPDHMVRLGKEDNFWEHGSGPCGPCSEIYFDRGPEYGCGKPTCGVGCDCDRYMEIWNLVFSQFDADGKGHYERLARPNIDTGMGLERLACVMQGVGNLFEVDTVQSVLHHVEHIAGKTYGADPKEDISIRVITDHIRSCTFMVSDGILPSNEGRGYVLRRLLRRAARHGRMLGISRPFLVELVETVIQSSESAYPELREHDAYIKKVIGTEEANFARTIDAGMNILNNMIDGLEKAHQHLLKGLDVFKLNDTFGFPLDLTKEIAAEQGIEIDEEGFHAEMTKQKERARAERLKKNISGWSEDLFGALTADLTEFVGYDSLKSDSVVVALSDEETLTDAIATDEQAKEGVLVVLDKTPFYAEMGGQAADHGVITGPECVLRVQDVKKTPKGYYVHTCTLESGIVHVGDHLTACVDKEYRMAIARNHTATHLLQAALREVLGDHVHQAGSYQDAEITHFDFTHFSAVTPEELARVQKIVNDKIYESMNVTVKEMPIEEAKKLGAMALFGEKYGKVVRVVDIEGWSTEFCGGTHVKNTAQIGGFKIVSESSVAAGIRRIEAVTGRNLLIRANLQEAMLHTVANTLKANNITSLPIRAEAVMAENKAMSKELEEIKAKVAASKVDSLFDNAEEVGGVKIASAYFTGTSGDTLRGMCDSIRDKAVNPCVAVLVGKTDDKITMAVTVNKLAQEKGLKAGNLVKEISAIAGGKGGGKPDFAMAGLKEETKIDEALAAVKGIVEKQLG, from the coding sequence ATGCAATGGACCGGTTTGAACGAACTGCGTGACAAGTACCTTACCTTCTTTGAGGGCAAGGGCCATCTGCGTCTGGACAGCTTCCCGCTCGTCCCGAAGAACGACCCCAGCCTGCTGCTCATCAACAGCGGCATGGCCCCCATGAAGAAGTGGTTCCTCGCTCAGGAGGAGCCTCCCCGCCACCGCGTGACCACCTGCCAGAAGTGCATCCGCACCCCTGACATCGAGCGCGTGGGCATCACCGCCCGCCACGGCACCTTCTTCGAGATGCTGGGCAACTTCTCCTTCCAGGACTACTTTAAGGAGGAGGTCATTCCCTGGGCTTGGGAGTTCCTGACCAGCGACGAGTGGATGGCCATCCCGAAGGACAAGCTCCACATCTCGGTCTACAAGGAGGACGACGAGGCTTACGACATCTGGACCAAGAAGGTGGGCGTCGCCCCCGACCACATGGTCCGTCTGGGCAAGGAGGACAACTTCTGGGAGCACGGCTCCGGCCCCTGCGGTCCCTGCTCTGAGATCTATTTCGACCGCGGCCCCGAGTACGGCTGCGGCAAGCCGACCTGCGGCGTGGGCTGCGACTGCGACCGCTATATGGAGATCTGGAACCTCGTGTTCAGCCAGTTCGACGCCGACGGCAAGGGCCACTACGAGCGTCTGGCCCGCCCCAACATCGATACCGGCATGGGTCTGGAGCGTCTGGCCTGCGTGATGCAGGGCGTGGGCAACCTGTTCGAGGTCGATACCGTCCAGAGCGTGCTGCACCATGTGGAGCACATCGCGGGCAAGACCTACGGTGCTGACCCCAAGGAGGACATCTCCATCCGCGTCATCACCGACCACATCCGCAGCTGCACCTTCATGGTGTCCGACGGCATCCTGCCCTCCAACGAGGGCCGCGGCTATGTGCTGCGCCGTCTGCTCCGCCGCGCTGCCCGCCATGGCCGGATGCTGGGCATCAGCCGCCCCTTCCTCGTGGAGCTGGTGGAGACGGTCATCCAGTCCAGCGAGTCCGCTTACCCCGAGCTGCGTGAGCACGACGCCTATATCAAGAAGGTCATCGGCACCGAGGAGGCAAACTTTGCCCGCACCATCGATGCCGGCATGAACATCCTGAACAACATGATCGACGGTCTGGAGAAGGCTCACCAGCACCTGCTGAAGGGTCTGGACGTCTTCAAGCTGAACGACACCTTCGGCTTCCCCCTCGACCTGACCAAGGAGATCGCCGCCGAGCAGGGCATCGAGATCGACGAGGAGGGCTTCCACGCCGAGATGACCAAGCAGAAGGAGCGTGCCCGTGCCGAGCGCCTCAAGAAGAACATCTCCGGCTGGAGCGAGGACCTGTTCGGCGCTCTGACCGCTGACCTCACCGAGTTCGTGGGCTACGACAGCCTCAAGAGCGACAGCGTCGTCGTGGCTCTGAGCGACGAGGAGACCCTGACCGACGCCATCGCCACCGACGAGCAGGCCAAGGAAGGCGTGCTGGTGGTTCTGGACAAGACTCCCTTCTACGCTGAGATGGGCGGTCAGGCCGCAGACCACGGCGTCATCACCGGCCCTGAGTGCGTGCTGCGGGTGCAGGACGTCAAGAAGACCCCCAAGGGCTACTACGTCCACACCTGCACCCTCGAAAGCGGCATCGTCCATGTCGGCGACCACCTGACCGCCTGCGTGGATAAGGAATACCGTATGGCTATCGCCCGCAACCACACCGCCACCCACCTGCTGCAGGCTGCTCTGCGCGAGGTGCTGGGCGACCATGTCCATCAGGCAGGCTCTTATCAGGACGCCGAGATCACCCACTTCGACTTCACCCACTTCAGCGCAGTCACCCCCGAGGAGCTGGCCCGGGTGCAGAAGATCGTCAACGATAAGATCTACGAGTCGATGAACGTCACCGTCAAGGAGATGCCCATTGAGGAGGCCAAGAAGCTGGGCGCAATGGCCCTCTTCGGCGAGAAGTACGGCAAGGTCGTCCGCGTGGTTGACATCGAGGGCTGGTCCACTGAGTTCTGCGGCGGCACCCACGTCAAGAACACCGCCCAGATCGGCGGCTTCAAGATCGTCAGCGAGTCCTCCGTTGCCGCCGGCATCCGCCGCATCGAGGCTGTCACCGGCCGCAACCTGCTCATCCGTGCAAACCTGCAGGAGGCAATGCTGCACACCGTGGCCAACACCCTGAAGGCCAACAACATCACCTCTCTGCCCATCCGTGCCGAGGCCGTCATGGCCGAGAACAAGGCCATGAGCAAGGAGCTGGAGGAGATCAAGGCCAAGGTCGCCGCCTCCAAGGTGGACAGCCTGTTCGACAATGCCGAGGAAGTCGGCGGCGTGAAGATCGCTTCTGCATACTTCACCGGCACCTCCGGCGACACCCTGCGCGGTATGTGCGACTCCATCCGCGACAAGGCCGTGAACCCCTGCGTGGCGGTTCTGGTCGGCAAGACGGACGATAAGATCACCATGGCTGTCACCGTCAACAAGCTGGCACAGGAAAAGGGTCTCAAGGCAGGCAATCTGGTCAAGGAGATCTCTGCCATCGCAGGCGGCAAGGGCGGCGGCAAGCCCGACTTTGCTATGGCCGGCCTGAAGGAGGAGACCAAGATCGACGAGGCTCTGGCTGCGGTCAAGGGCATCGTGGAGAAGCAGCTGGGCTAA
- a CDS encoding RluA family pseudouridine synthase — MKILKVKCLAPTRLDNYLMQQFPALNPGRLNKALRENKIKLNGKKQPLSTRVMAGDEIKLFILDDVLDADRRVEGPAWKNARGPAQVVYDCPQILIVNKPAGLAVDGPDDDTLLNRALLYLSQQGEYKENDIYTPALCHRLDTGTSGLVIIAKTPEAEELFLAAIKSREVKKTYLCVTFGRPTPPDATLGGYLLKDADRGIVKIVEDKQPGAKDVETQYETIAVSGRLALLKVRLITGRTHQIRAHMASIGCPILGDSKYGNNTANRELKLKYQALCAWELTMPHFNQPDFEFLSGKTFHAPKPWYYQQVLDGTLK; from the coding sequence GTGAAAATATTGAAAGTAAAATGTCTCGCCCCCACCCGGCTGGACAACTATCTGATGCAGCAGTTCCCCGCGCTGAACCCCGGTCGGCTGAACAAAGCCCTGCGCGAAAACAAGATCAAGCTCAACGGCAAAAAGCAGCCCCTCTCCACCCGTGTCATGGCGGGCGACGAGATCAAGCTATTCATCCTCGACGATGTGCTGGACGCCGACAGACGGGTGGAAGGCCCAGCGTGGAAGAACGCCCGCGGCCCGGCACAGGTGGTCTACGACTGCCCTCAGATCCTCATCGTCAACAAGCCCGCCGGCCTCGCTGTGGACGGCCCGGACGACGACACCCTGCTCAACCGCGCTCTGCTCTACCTCAGCCAGCAGGGCGAGTATAAGGAGAACGACATCTACACCCCCGCCCTCTGCCACCGTCTCGACACCGGCACCAGCGGCCTTGTCATCATCGCCAAGACCCCCGAGGCCGAGGAGCTGTTCCTCGCCGCCATCAAGAGCCGCGAGGTGAAAAAGACCTACCTCTGCGTCACCTTTGGCCGTCCTACGCCCCCGGACGCCACCCTCGGCGGCTATCTGCTCAAGGACGCCGACCGCGGCATCGTCAAGATCGTGGAGGACAAGCAGCCCGGCGCGAAGGATGTGGAGACCCAGTATGAGACCATCGCCGTCTCGGGCCGTCTGGCCCTGCTAAAGGTGCGGCTCATCACCGGCCGCACCCACCAGATCCGTGCCCACATGGCCAGCATCGGCTGCCCCATCCTCGGCGACAGCAAGTACGGCAACAATACTGCCAACCGCGAGCTGAAGCTGAAGTATCAGGCCCTCTGCGCGTGGGAGCTGACCATGCCTCACTTCAATCAGCCCGATTTCGAGTTCCTCAGCGGCAAGACCTTCCACGCCCCGAAGCCGTGGTACTATCAGCAGGTGCTGGATGGGACTCTGAAGTAA
- a CDS encoding alpha-hydroxy-acid oxidizing protein, with protein MNYSDVLANARQCIGKYCKACPVCNGVACKNQIPGPGAKGVGDTAIRNYNKWADIRVNMDTLCENGTPDTHVELFGRSFKYPFFAGPVGAVNLHYSDTYTDMTYNDVLVRACAESGIAAFTGDGTNPDVMTMATKAIGNADGCGVPTIKPWNIDTIKEKMAQAKASGCFAVAMDVDAAGLPFLKNMTPPAGSKSVAELAEIVKLAERPFIVKGVMTVKGALKAKEAGAAAIVVSNHGGRVLDQCPTTAEVLPEIAAALKGTGVKVLVDGGIRTGVDVFKALALGADGVLICRPFVTAVYGGGEEGVKCYIDKLAGELADTMQMCGAHSIEEITADMVRV; from the coding sequence ATGAATTATTCAGATGTTTTGGCCAATGCCCGCCAGTGCATCGGCAAATACTGCAAGGCCTGCCCCGTATGTAACGGCGTGGCCTGCAAGAACCAGATCCCCGGCCCCGGTGCAAAGGGCGTGGGCGACACGGCCATCCGCAATTACAATAAGTGGGCCGACATCCGGGTGAACATGGACACGCTGTGCGAGAACGGCACCCCCGACACCCACGTCGAGCTGTTTGGCCGCAGCTTTAAGTATCCCTTCTTCGCCGGCCCGGTGGGCGCGGTGAATCTCCACTACTCCGATACCTACACCGACATGACCTACAACGACGTGCTGGTGCGGGCCTGCGCCGAGAGCGGCATCGCCGCCTTCACCGGCGACGGCACCAACCCCGACGTCATGACCATGGCCACCAAGGCCATCGGCAATGCCGACGGCTGCGGCGTGCCCACCATCAAGCCGTGGAACATCGACACCATCAAGGAGAAGATGGCGCAGGCCAAGGCCAGCGGCTGCTTTGCCGTGGCCATGGATGTGGACGCCGCCGGCCTGCCCTTCCTCAAAAACATGACCCCTCCGGCGGGCAGCAAGAGCGTGGCCGAGCTGGCCGAGATCGTTAAGCTGGCCGAGCGGCCCTTCATCGTCAAGGGCGTCATGACCGTCAAGGGCGCGCTGAAGGCCAAGGAGGCCGGTGCTGCTGCCATCGTGGTGTCCAACCACGGCGGCCGCGTCCTCGACCAGTGCCCCACCACTGCCGAGGTCCTGCCTGAGATCGCCGCCGCCCTCAAGGGCACTGGCGTCAAGGTCCTCGTGGACGGCGGCATCCGCACCGGCGTCGATGTCTTCAAGGCGCTGGCTCTGGGTGCTGACGGCGTCCTCATCTGCCGCCCCTTCGTCACGGCTGTCTACGGCGGCGGCGAGGAAGGCGTCAAGTGCTACATCGACAAGCTGGCCGGTGAGCTGGCCGACACCATGCAGATGTGCGGTGCGCACTCCATTGAGGAGATCACCGCAGATATGGTGCGGGTCTGA
- a CDS encoding gamma-glutamyl-gamma-aminobutyrate hydrolase family protein, with protein MSISIAMPRMSTDPELTTAQSKYLESLARAGAEVHWVELSDPDAAVAEALTCDGLLLPGGGDMDPAFYGQERIPACGEPNLLRDAAEPKLLRAFLAADKPVLGICRGIQVMNAVLGGTLYQDIKPFEHVPHNDHWAKVHTVTVRRGTLLSRLLRQDTVLVNSQHHQAADRTAPGLEVAALSEDGIVEALEKSDARFCLGVQWHPEWLSDADPAQQGLFDAFVEACRG; from the coding sequence ATGTCTATCAGCATCGCCATGCCCCGGATGAGCACCGACCCGGAGCTTACCACCGCGCAGTCGAAATATCTGGAAAGTCTGGCCCGGGCCGGGGCCGAGGTGCACTGGGTAGAGCTTTCTGACCCGGACGCCGCTGTGGCCGAAGCGCTGACCTGTGACGGCCTGCTGCTCCCGGGCGGCGGTGACATGGACCCCGCTTTTTATGGGCAGGAGCGCATCCCCGCCTGCGGTGAGCCGAATCTTCTGCGGGATGCCGCCGAACCGAAGCTGCTGCGGGCTTTCCTCGCCGCAGACAAGCCGGTGCTGGGCATCTGCCGGGGCATTCAGGTGATGAACGCCGTGCTGGGCGGCACCCTGTATCAGGACATCAAGCCCTTCGAGCACGTCCCCCACAACGACCACTGGGCGAAAGTCCACACTGTCACGGTGCGGCGGGGCACTTTGCTCTCCCGTCTGCTGAGGCAGGACACCGTCCTCGTGAACAGCCAGCATCATCAGGCCGCCGACCGCACCGCCCCCGGATTGGAGGTCGCCGCCCTCAGTGAGGACGGCATCGTGGAAGCGCTGGAAAAGTCGGACGCACGTTTCTGCCTCGGCGTCCAGTGGCATCCGGAGTGGCTCAGCGATGCAGACCCGGCGCAGCAGGGGTTGTTTGATGCGTTTGTGGAGGCTTGCAGAGGGTAA
- a CDS encoding AAA family ATPase codes for MKIVILGTSGSGKSTLAKRLGETYGLPVLHMDTVHFLPGWVERPFAEEEAIVRQFLDENAGGWVIDGNYTKTCYARRLEEADKIIVLWFSPLVCLWRAVRRWQQNKGRVRESSAPGCEEKIDAEFVRWILHDGRTAKKRAEMERIGEEYPEKYVMIRNQRELDGFLEFIKSKDSRAGGAG; via the coding sequence ATGAAGATCGTAATTCTGGGGACCAGCGGCAGCGGGAAATCCACGCTGGCAAAGCGTCTGGGCGAAACATACGGCCTGCCGGTGCTCCACATGGACACCGTACATTTTTTGCCCGGCTGGGTGGAGCGGCCCTTCGCCGAGGAAGAAGCCATTGTCCGGCAGTTTCTCGACGAGAACGCAGGCGGCTGGGTCATCGACGGCAACTACACCAAGACCTGTTACGCCCGGCGGCTGGAAGAAGCGGATAAAATCATCGTGCTCTGGTTTTCGCCGCTGGTCTGCCTCTGGCGGGCGGTACGGCGCTGGCAGCAGAACAAAGGCCGTGTGAGGGAGTCGTCTGCGCCCGGGTGCGAAGAGAAGATAGATGCCGAATTTGTCCGCTGGATCCTCCACGATGGGCGTACCGCCAAAAAGCGGGCGGAGATGGAGAGGATCGGGGAAGAGTATCCTGAAAAGTATGTGATGATACGAAACCAGCGGGAGCTGGATGGGTTCTTGGAGTTTATAAAATCAAAGGATTCTCGCGCTGGTGGCGCGGGGTAA
- the citC gene encoding [citrate (pro-3S)-lyase] ligase → MSEYTISQVCPTDRTVLAQIDALLQQEGIRRDGNLDYICAMFDEEYNVIGTGSCFGNTLRCFAVSSAHQGEGLLNQIITHLIEVQCARGNLHLFLYTKVKSARFFGDLGFYEIARVEDTLVFMENRRDGFGAYLRALEKTKTGGKCAALVMNANPFTLGHQYLVEKAAAACDTLHLFVVSEDASLVPFAVRKRLVEAGVAHLPNVVLHDSGPYIISNATFPSYFLKDEAAVIDGHARLDLAVFTKIAAALNITARYVGEEPTSQVTGLYNKIMCEQLPKAGIECIVVPRKEADGKAISASTVRQCLQSGDWETLKTLLPQTSLDYFRSPEAGPVLARIRSAGNVVHY, encoded by the coding sequence ATGAGTGAATATACCATTTCGCAGGTCTGCCCGACCGATCGGACCGTTCTGGCCCAGATCGATGCGCTGCTGCAGCAGGAGGGCATCCGCCGCGACGGCAATCTGGACTACATCTGCGCCATGTTCGACGAGGAGTACAATGTCATCGGCACGGGCAGCTGCTTCGGCAACACCCTGCGGTGCTTTGCGGTCAGCAGTGCCCATCAGGGCGAGGGCCTGCTGAACCAGATCATCACCCACCTCATCGAGGTGCAGTGTGCGCGGGGAAATCTGCACCTGTTTTTATACACCAAGGTGAAAAGCGCAAGATTTTTCGGCGACCTCGGCTTCTATGAGATCGCCCGGGTGGAGGATACCCTCGTCTTTATGGAGAACCGCAGGGACGGATTCGGGGCCTATCTGCGCGCACTCGAAAAGACAAAGACTGGGGGAAAGTGCGCGGCCCTCGTCATGAATGCCAACCCCTTCACCCTCGGCCACCAGTACCTCGTGGAAAAAGCTGCGGCTGCCTGCGATACCCTCCACCTCTTCGTGGTCAGCGAGGATGCCAGCCTCGTGCCCTTTGCGGTGCGCAAAAGGCTGGTGGAGGCGGGGGTGGCCCATCTGCCCAATGTCGTACTCCACGACAGCGGCCCTTATATCATCTCCAACGCCACCTTCCCCAGCTATTTCCTGAAGGACGAAGCCGCTGTCATCGACGGCCACGCCCGGCTGGATCTGGCGGTGTTTACCAAAATCGCGGCGGCCCTGAACATCACCGCCCGCTATGTGGGCGAAGAGCCGACCAGTCAGGTGACGGGCCTTTACAATAAGATCATGTGCGAGCAGCTGCCCAAGGCGGGCATCGAATGCATCGTTGTGCCCCGCAAGGAGGCAGACGGCAAAGCCATCAGCGCCTCCACGGTCCGCCAGTGCTTGCAGTCTGGCGATTGGGAAACGCTGAAGACCCTGCTGCCCCAGACCAGCCTCGACTACTTCCGCAGCCCGGAGGCCGGGCCGGTGCTGGCCCGCATCCGCAGCGCGGGCAATGTCGTCCATTATTGA
- the citG gene encoding triphosphoribosyl-dephospho-CoA synthase CitG, with protein METTVSLVQMLDARERRVQHQQALLAQYHKPLICFTMNICGPVKDSPLIRRGFARGRQLLRQQFLRAKLVPLREDAIREDTGCEAFYVLDADPLTIKKFTTDIEDATPLGRLFDMDVIRPDGRKVDREELHLEGRRCLICGGPAKVCSSRRVHTVAELQEKTTEILTDARDAQDIADAARLSVRALLYEVTTTPKPGLVDRRNSGSHKDMDVFTFMDSAAALYPYFEACARMGRGTAERPASETFEALRPLGCEAEGEMLEATGGVNTHKGAVFSVGIVCAALGRLDRALWADAARVLAEVSAMTAGLTEKDFADVTAENAATTGQKLYAEYGITGVRGQVEAGLPAVLNIGLPTLKAGLAKGYDFDRAGGGALLAILAGSTDTNIIARSSRARQQALAEELKALLAETPYPDRDALAALDDRFIAENLSPGGSADLLALTYLLHFITTEGNNDE; from the coding sequence ATGGAGACAACTGTTTCGCTGGTCCAGATGCTGGATGCGCGGGAGCGCCGGGTGCAGCACCAGCAGGCATTGCTGGCCCAGTACCACAAGCCCCTCATCTGCTTTACCATGAACATCTGCGGCCCGGTGAAGGATTCACCCCTCATCCGGCGGGGCTTTGCGCGGGGGCGTCAGCTGCTGCGTCAGCAGTTCCTGCGGGCGAAGCTGGTGCCACTGCGGGAGGACGCCATCCGGGAGGACACGGGCTGCGAGGCGTTCTATGTGCTGGACGCCGACCCGCTGACCATCAAAAAGTTCACCACCGACATCGAGGACGCCACACCGCTGGGGCGGCTCTTTGATATGGACGTCATCCGCCCGGATGGGCGGAAGGTGGACCGGGAGGAGCTGCATCTTGAGGGGCGCCGCTGCCTGATCTGCGGCGGGCCAGCCAAGGTGTGCAGCAGCCGCCGCGTCCACACCGTGGCAGAATTGCAGGAAAAAACCACCGAGATCCTGACCGATGCCCGGGATGCGCAGGACATCGCCGACGCGGCCCGTCTGTCTGTCCGCGCTCTGCTGTATGAGGTGACGACCACCCCGAAGCCCGGCCTTGTAGACCGGCGGAACAGCGGCAGCCACAAGGATATGGATGTCTTTACCTTCATGGACAGCGCCGCCGCCCTCTACCCCTATTTTGAAGCCTGCGCCCGGATGGGCCGCGGCACGGCAGAGCGGCCCGCCTCCGAGACTTTCGAGGCCCTGCGGCCTCTGGGCTGTGAAGCAGAGGGGGAGATGCTGGAGGCCACCGGCGGCGTCAACACCCACAAGGGCGCTGTCTTTTCGGTGGGCATCGTCTGTGCGGCGCTGGGCCGTCTCGACCGTGCACTCTGGGCCGATGCAGCCCGGGTGCTGGCCGAGGTGTCCGCCATGACGGCGGGCCTTACCGAAAAGGACTTTGCGGACGTCACGGCGGAAAACGCCGCCACCACAGGCCAGAAACTCTATGCCGAATACGGCATCACCGGCGTGCGGGGGCAGGTGGAGGCCGGGCTTCCTGCCGTGCTGAACATCGGCCTGCCGACGCTGAAAGCCGGACTCGCCAAGGGCTATGACTTCGACCGGGCAGGCGGCGGGGCGCTGCTGGCGATTCTGGCTGGCAGCACCGACACCAACATCATCGCCCGTTCGAGCCGGGCGCGTCAGCAGGCCCTCGCCGAGGAGCTGAAGGCCCTTCTGGCCGAGACGCCCTACCCGGACAGGGACGCGCTGGCGGCGCTGGATGACCGCTTCATCGCGGAGAATCTTTCGCCCGGCGGCAGTGCCGACCTGCTGGCGCTGACCTATCTGCTCCATTTTATCACGACGGAGGGGAATAACGATGAGTGA
- a CDS encoding LysR family transcriptional regulator, with product MDEKDYELLHALDETRNITHAADKLYMTQSALSKRIKALEQELGVEIVLRSRQGIRFTPAGEQVLLHSAAAAREMEKMRRQLASIQGEACGTLRAGISVNFSYYRLPEVLTEYHRAYPKVRLDIATGHSRNIYQQMLDSSLDVAVLRGEYPWDGTQFLLSQENICLICSEENKERPISDYLYIDHSSDATISAQMARWRYENGVTNDTGNFVVDNIMVCREMVERGLGWALMPEVALDGFKGSVKPCTFENGEPFVRRTYIFCQRDAAALPQVQLFMDMLKKHR from the coding sequence ATGGACGAAAAAGATTACGAGCTGCTGCACGCACTGGACGAGACCCGCAACATCACCCATGCAGCGGATAAGCTGTATATGACCCAGTCGGCGCTGTCCAAGCGCATCAAGGCACTGGAGCAGGAGCTTGGGGTGGAGATCGTGCTGCGCTCGCGGCAGGGCATCCGCTTCACACCGGCGGGGGAGCAGGTGCTGCTCCACAGCGCCGCCGCTGCCCGGGAGATGGAGAAGATGCGCCGCCAGCTGGCCTCGATCCAGGGCGAAGCCTGCGGCACCCTGCGGGCGGGCATCTCGGTGAACTTCTCCTATTACCGCCTGCCCGAGGTGCTGACAGAGTACCACAGGGCCTACCCGAAAGTCCGTCTCGACATCGCCACCGGCCACAGCCGGAACATCTACCAGCAGATGCTGGACTCATCGCTGGACGTTGCGGTGCTGCGCGGCGAGTACCCGTGGGACGGCACCCAGTTCCTGCTCTCGCAGGAAAACATCTGCCTCATTTGCAGTGAGGAGAACAAGGAACGTCCCATCTCCGACTACCTCTATATCGACCACAGCAGCGACGCTACCATCAGCGCCCAGATGGCCCGCTGGCGCTACGAGAACGGTGTGACCAACGACACAGGCAACTTTGTGGTGGATAACATCATGGTCTGCCGCGAGATGGTGGAGCGGGGTCTCGGCTGGGCGCTGATGCCGGAAGTGGCGCTGGATGGCTTCAAGGGAAGCGTCAAGCCCTGCACCTTCGAGAATGGCGAGCCGTTCGTCCGACGCACCTATATTTTCTGCCAGAGGGACGCTGCGGCCCTGCCGCAGGTGCAGCTTTTTATGGATATGCTCAAGAAGCATCGTTGA
- a CDS encoding DNA-3-methyladenine glycosylase family protein, with amino-acid sequence MRTVPLTHQRVTIQDDFDLDKILESGQCFRPRKLADGRCRFVSGKALLYLTPLGCGQYDAAWYGADWDVWAGYFNLGRSYAALRQSLTGQSAYLDAALAFGQGIRVLRQDPWEMLVTFIISQRKSIPAIRTAVEQLARCCGESLCAEGDEVFLFPTPEQLCGLTEAQLTGCGLGYRTRYIQHAAAQASARTLDLDALAGLPDDALFSRLLTLDGVGKKVANCVCLFGYGRTAMAPIDVWIQRLIDEEFGGRDPFPAYGQQAGIVQQYLFYYKRSTSTQKK; translated from the coding sequence ATGCGCACCGTTCCACTCACCCATCAGCGCGTCACCATCCAAGACGACTTCGACCTCGACAAGATCCTCGAAAGCGGCCAGTGCTTCCGCCCCCGGAAGCTGGCCGACGGGCGCTGCCGCTTCGTTTCCGGCAAAGCGCTGCTCTATCTGACCCCGCTGGGCTGCGGGCAGTACGACGCCGCGTGGTACGGCGCGGACTGGGATGTCTGGGCCGGATATTTCAATCTGGGCCGCAGCTACGCCGCCCTGCGGCAGAGTCTGACGGGCCAGAGCGCCTATCTCGACGCAGCGCTGGCCTTCGGGCAGGGCATCCGGGTGCTGCGTCAGGACCCGTGGGAGATGCTCGTCACCTTCATCATCTCCCAGCGCAAGAGCATCCCGGCCATCCGCACCGCCGTCGAGCAGCTGGCCCGGTGCTGCGGCGAGTCGCTCTGTGCAGAGGGCGATGAGGTCTTCCTCTTCCCCACCCCGGAGCAGCTCTGCGGCCTCACAGAAGCGCAGCTGACGGGCTGCGGGCTGGGCTACCGCACCCGCTACATCCAGCACGCCGCCGCGCAGGCCTCCGCCCGCACCCTCGACCTCGATGCGCTGGCCGGCCTCCCCGACGACGCCCTCTTTTCCCGCCTGCTCACGCTGGACGGCGTCGGCAAAAAAGTCGCCAACTGCGTCTGCCTCTTCGGCTATGGCCGCACCGCGATGGCCCCCATCGACGTCTGGATCCAGCGTCTCATCGACGAGGAATTTGGCGGGCGCGACCCCTTCCCCGCCTACGGCCAGCAGGCCGGCATCGTGCAGCAGTATCTGTTCTACTATAAGCGCAGCACTTCCACGCAGAAAAAATGA
- a CDS encoding phosphatase PAP2 family protein, with product MNAELTFLNALQALRTPALDGVMRFFTHLGDSGFVWLALTALLLAFRGTRRAGWVLAAALLFDAVLCNILLKPMVGRIRPCDILTEVELLIPRPEDFSFPSGHTAASFASVTALWLAGKRQWAMAALPLAVLIAFSRMYLCVHFPTDILGGAVLGTACGWLGAWSIKKLKENKTVRPR from the coding sequence ATGAACGCCGAACTCACTTTCCTGAACGCTCTGCAAGCCCTGCGCACACCTGCGCTGGACGGAGTCATGCGCTTTTTCACCCATCTGGGCGACTCCGGTTTTGTCTGGCTGGCGCTGACCGCTCTGCTGTTGGCCTTCCGCGGGACGCGGCGGGCGGGCTGGGTGCTGGCGGCGGCACTGCTCTTCGACGCCGTCCTCTGCAATATCCTTCTCAAGCCGATGGTGGGCCGCATCCGCCCCTGCGACATCCTCACGGAGGTGGAGCTTCTTATCCCCCGCCCGGAGGATTTCTCCTTCCCCTCGGGGCACACGGCGGCATCCTTCGCGTCGGTGACGGCCCTCTGGCTGGCAGGGAAAAGGCAGTGGGCAATGGCAGCGCTGCCGCTGGCAGTGCTGATCGCGTTCTCCCGGATGTACCTCTGCGTCCACTTTCCGACGGATATTCTGGGCGGCGCGGTGCTGGGCACTGCCTGCGGCTGGCTGGGCGCGTGGTCTATCAAAAAGCTGAAAGAAAATAAAACGGTGCGCCCCCGCTGA